ATCGCCGTGCCGGTGCGAGGTTACCGATGACCACGACGTTTCACGTGCTCACCGTCCCGGAGGCGCTGGAGGTCGAGCAGGTCGACCAGCAGCGCGGCCTGAGCGGTGCCGAGGCCACCGCCCGCCGGGCGAAGTACGGCCCGAACAAATTCGCCGAGGCCGAGCGGGAGCCGTGGTGGCGCTCGTTCGTCAGGCAGTACGCCGACCCGATGCAGATCGTGCTGCTCGCCGCCGGCCTGGGCAGCCTCTACCCGCTGAAGCAGTGGGGTACCGGCGTCATGCTGATCGCCCTGACCCTGCTCAACGCGTTCCTCGGCCTGCACCAGGAGGGCAAGGCCGCGGCCGCCATCGACGCGCTGCAGAAGATGATGATCATCAAGACCCGGGTACGCCGGGACGGCAAGCTGGTGGAGCTGGCCGCCGAGGATCTGGTGCCCGGCGACGTGGTGCAGGTCGAAGCCGGCGACGTGGTCCCGGCCG
This window of the Actinoplanes oblitus genome carries:
- a CDS encoding cation-transporting P-type ATPase; protein product: MTTTFHVLTVPEALEVEQVDQQRGLSGAEATARRAKYGPNKFAEAEREPWWRSFVRQYADPMQIVLLAAGLGSLYPLKQWGTGVMLIALTLLNAFLGLHQEGKAAAAIDALQKMMIIKTRVRRDGKLVELAAEDLVPGDVVQVEAGDVVPADGRLLRAATLRSPSPR